From Diaminobutyricibacter sp. McL0608, one genomic window encodes:
- the ddaH gene encoding dimethylargininase: MSITSEDEQASTATAATALPVRTPVSRSVLMCRPEFFTVVYRINPWMDPHLPTDTGLAVRQWEQLYRTYLDLGFDVQLIDPIDGLPDMVYAANGGFVIDNVAYGASFTYPERQPEGPAYMGWFRDHGFDVAEPESINEGEGDFLLVGDTILAGTGFRSGTASHEELGRIYGREVTTLNLVNPSFYHLDTAVAVLDGTPGQEHIAYLPSAFDEPSVKALNDRYPNAIIVTEDDASVLGLNSFSDGYNVVIASRAADFDRQLRAHGYNPIGVDLSELLLGGGGVKCCTLELRR; encoded by the coding sequence CAGCACCGCGACGGCCGCCACGGCGCTGCCGGTGCGCACTCCGGTCAGCCGTTCCGTCCTCATGTGCCGGCCGGAGTTCTTCACCGTCGTCTACCGCATCAACCCGTGGATGGACCCGCACCTGCCGACCGACACCGGCCTGGCGGTCCGGCAGTGGGAGCAGCTCTACCGCACCTACCTCGACCTCGGCTTCGATGTGCAGCTGATCGACCCGATCGACGGCCTCCCCGACATGGTCTACGCGGCGAACGGCGGCTTCGTGATCGACAATGTCGCCTACGGCGCCAGCTTCACCTACCCCGAGCGCCAGCCCGAGGGTCCCGCCTACATGGGGTGGTTCCGCGACCACGGGTTCGACGTCGCCGAGCCCGAGAGCATCAATGAAGGCGAAGGCGACTTCCTGCTCGTCGGCGACACGATCCTCGCCGGCACAGGGTTCCGCAGCGGCACAGCCAGCCACGAGGAGCTCGGTCGCATCTACGGACGCGAGGTCACCACCCTCAACCTCGTGAACCCGAGCTTCTACCACCTGGACACCGCGGTCGCGGTGCTCGACGGAACTCCCGGCCAGGAGCACATCGCCTACCTGCCGAGTGCGTTCGACGAACCGAGTGTGAAGGCCCTGAATGATCGCTACCCGAACGCGATCATCGTCACCGAAGACGACGCGTCGGTGCTGGGTCTCAACTCGTTCTCGGACGGCTACAACGTCGTGATCGCGTCGCGTGCCGCCGACTTCGACCGGCAGCTTCGCGCTCACGGCTACAACCCGATCGGCGTCGACCTCTCCGAGCTCCTGCTCGGTGGAGGCGGCGTCAAGTGCTGCACCCTGGAGCTGCGGCGTTGA
- the rocD gene encoding ornithine--oxo-acid transaminase, with amino-acid sequence MTSNQTQEHEHIEPPAPTAHQAEAIAREEAHTAHNYHPLPVVIASGEGAWVTDLDGRRYLDCLAAYSAVNFGHSNPELLDAARAQLDRLTLTSRAFHNDQLGPFVEALAALAGKDMVLPMNTGAEAVESGIKVARAWGYRVKGVPDGRANIIVAAGNFHGRTTTIVSFSDDPDARNDFGPFTPGFRTVPYGDAAALADAIDDDTVAVLIEPIQGEAGILVPPADYLPAVRAICTERNVLFIADEIQSGLGRTGATFACDLVGVVPDLYLLGKALGGGIVPVSAVVGDADILGVLRPGEHGSTFGGNPLAAAVGRTVVGMLATGEPQERARLLGMRLHAGLERLLGRGVVAVRGAGLWAGIDIDPALGTGRDVCELLMERGLLAKDTHGSTIRLAPPIVVDPADLDWAVDQLEAVLLELSLR; translated from the coding sequence ATGACTTCGAACCAGACCCAGGAGCACGAGCACATCGAGCCGCCCGCGCCGACCGCGCACCAGGCCGAGGCGATCGCGCGCGAGGAGGCGCACACCGCGCACAACTACCATCCGCTGCCGGTCGTGATCGCATCCGGTGAGGGCGCGTGGGTGACCGACCTCGACGGCCGGCGCTACCTCGACTGCCTCGCGGCGTACTCCGCGGTGAACTTCGGTCATTCGAATCCGGAGCTGCTGGATGCGGCCCGCGCGCAGCTCGACCGCCTCACCCTCACGAGCCGCGCCTTCCACAACGACCAGCTCGGCCCCTTCGTCGAGGCCCTCGCCGCGCTCGCCGGCAAGGACATGGTGCTTCCGATGAACACCGGCGCCGAGGCCGTCGAGTCGGGCATCAAAGTCGCACGCGCCTGGGGGTACCGCGTGAAGGGCGTGCCGGACGGGCGTGCGAACATCATCGTCGCCGCCGGCAACTTCCACGGCCGCACCACCACCATCGTGAGCTTCTCGGACGACCCGGACGCTCGCAACGATTTCGGCCCGTTCACGCCGGGTTTCCGCACCGTGCCCTACGGGGACGCCGCGGCGCTCGCCGACGCGATCGACGACGACACCGTGGCCGTGCTGATCGAACCCATCCAGGGCGAGGCCGGCATCCTCGTGCCGCCGGCCGACTACCTTCCGGCCGTCCGGGCGATCTGCACAGAACGGAACGTGCTGTTCATCGCCGATGAGATCCAGTCGGGCCTCGGCCGCACCGGCGCGACCTTCGCCTGCGACCTGGTCGGGGTCGTACCCGACCTGTACCTGCTCGGCAAGGCGCTCGGTGGCGGCATCGTCCCCGTCTCGGCGGTCGTCGGTGACGCGGACATCCTCGGCGTCCTCAGACCGGGGGAGCACGGCTCGACCTTCGGCGGCAACCCGCTGGCCGCGGCCGTGGGCCGCACGGTGGTCGGGATGCTCGCCACCGGCGAACCGCAGGAGCGCGCCCGCCTGCTCGGGATGCGCCTCCACGCCGGCCTCGAACGTCTGCTCGGGCGCGGCGTCGTCGCCGTCCGCGGCGCAGGACTCTGGGCGGGAATCGACATCGACCCCGCGCTCGGTACCGGGCGCGACGTCTGCGAGCTGCTCATGGAGCGGGGCCTGCTCGCGAAGGACACGCACGGTTCAACCATCCGTCTGGCCCCGCCGATCGTCGTGGACCCGGCCGATCTCGACTGGGCCGTCGACCAGCTGGAAGCCGTTCTGCTCGAGCTCTCGCTGCGCTGA